A genomic region of Deinococcota bacterium contains the following coding sequences:
- a CDS encoding LuxR C-terminal-related transcriptional regulator, protein MGHGLYGDMVSAARYFDQAVPLFRSLAERRGLASSLISRAVWRSPLFTETTTSALGSLEACAHDLAEARELAHEIGWLAGEAYAEFAAPQVHGAFGELGAALEHAERALAADISHNQWMTAAYCTLGQCYLLAFEPDLGRQALEAGLALARPLGSAFWTGVATAALARSYLLEHDLAHAEAVLGAAPLGDEGPRNVQERQLAWTRGELALAQGKPDLALSVAEGLLASAPGRRGTQPIPALLKLKGEALTLLGRLDEAEQVLEDAKRGALERGMLPYLWRIQLGLGHVQRRLGRHASAAREVSAAREVIGGLAGSLGEGALREGFLRAARAILPKEKPQTLGGLTGRELEVAALVAQGRSNREIALALSVGERTVESHVGNILNKLGFNSRVQIAAWAAQQGLTKNLE, encoded by the coding sequence ATGGGACACGGCCTCTACGGCGATATGGTGAGCGCGGCCCGCTACTTTGACCAGGCCGTCCCCCTCTTTCGCTCCCTGGCCGAGCGCCGGGGGCTGGCCTCGAGCCTCATCTCCCGCGCGGTCTGGCGGAGCCCGTTGTTTACCGAGACGACCACCAGCGCTCTCGGAAGCCTCGAGGCGTGCGCGCACGACTTGGCTGAGGCGCGGGAGCTAGCGCACGAGATCGGCTGGCTGGCGGGGGAAGCCTACGCCGAGTTCGCCGCCCCTCAGGTGCACGGCGCCTTCGGCGAGTTGGGCGCGGCGCTTGAGCACGCCGAGCGGGCGCTCGCTGCCGATATCAGCCACAACCAGTGGATGACGGCTGCGTATTGTACGTTGGGACAGTGCTACCTGCTGGCGTTCGAGCCCGACTTGGGGAGGCAGGCGCTGGAGGCAGGGCTCGCGTTGGCGCGGCCCCTCGGCTCGGCGTTTTGGACGGGGGTAGCCACCGCCGCCCTCGCGCGCTCCTATCTGCTCGAGCACGACCTAGCCCACGCCGAGGCGGTGCTGGGGGCGGCGCCGCTCGGTGACGAGGGGCCGCGCAACGTCCAGGAGCGGCAGCTCGCCTGGACGCGGGGCGAACTCGCCTTGGCCCAGGGCAAACCCGACCTAGCGCTAAGCGTTGCGGAAGGGCTGCTCGCCTCGGCACCGGGACGTCGTGGGACGCAGCCTATCCCGGCCCTCTTGAAGCTAAAGGGTGAGGCGCTCACGCTACTGGGGCGGCTGGACGAGGCAGAGCAGGTACTGGAGGACGCCAAGCGCGGCGCACTCGAGCGAGGGATGCTGCCCTACCTGTGGCGCATCCAACTCGGCCTCGGCCATGTGCAGCGCCGCCTCGGCCGCCACGCGAGCGCGGCCCGGGAGGTCTCGGCGGCGCGGGAGGTCATCGGCGGACTTGCCGGCAGCCTCGGCGAGGGGGCGCTGCGCGAAGGGTTCCTGCGCGCCGCTCGAGCCATTCTGCCCAAGGAAAAGCCCCAGACGCTCGGCGGCCTGACGGGGCGCGAGCTCGAGGTAGCGGCGCTGGTCGCGCAGGGGCGGAGCAACCGCGAGATCGCCTTGGCGCTGTCGGTTGGCGAGCGGACCGTCGAGAGCCACGTCGGCAACATCTTGAACAAGCTGGGCTTCAACTCCCGCGTGCAGATCGCCGCCTGGGCCGCCCAACAGGGCCTGACCAAAAACCTCGAGTAG